A single Ziziphus jujuba cultivar Dongzao chromosome 11, ASM3175591v1 DNA region contains:
- the LOC107431512 gene encoding 70 kDa peptidyl-prolyl isomerase, with protein sequence MVERKILTERNKRRETNNGLSCWFGWGWQAEDRETDSRLSNWGMEIGKQGLRKLILRKGTNYYHYSCQSPSQGDEVQLQVHFRGWVKGGATLEYESSTHHQNIRNITNWTTSSTTTPLCFKLGQCEVIKGLDEGVATMQKGERAVFSIPPNLAYGELGSPPFIPPSSTLFFDIELLSWTTIRDLTGDGGLFKKITRDGHGWATPRDADQVLVNYEARLENGTLVTKSEGAEFHIGDACICPAISIAVKTMRRGEVAELAVKFLYGFKEDVNGTTNTESCISSASNMAIQLELISWKSVIDITGDRKVVKKIIKAGEGFDCPNEGSLVKVIYIGKLDDGSVMERKGSEEEPFVFVSLQEQINEGLERAIITMKKGEQALVTVDAEYLGSYGASGLVSASSALHYEVQLIDFTKEKPYWKMDTHEKMEACERKKHNGNLLFKAGKYWRASKKYEKAANYVDFDHSFTKDEKRAADSLRLSCNLNNAACKLKLGEYHEASRLCTKVLEIDPFNVKALYRRSQAYKQVSEFEKAEADIKTALTIAPNNRDVKLEHKELKDKQREYTRYQSEIFSTMFARIYG encoded by the exons ATGGTGGAGAGAAAAATCTTAACCGAACGTAACAAAAGGAGGGAAACCAACAACGGCTTATCTTGTTGGTTTGGTTGGGGGTGGCAAGCTGAAGACAGAGAGACAGACTCTCGGCTCTCCAACTGGGGAATGGAAATCGGAAAGCAAGGCCTCAGAAAACTGATTCTCAGGAAAGGAACAAACTACTACCACTACTCATGCCAATCTCCTTCGCAAGGAGACGAGGTCCAACTCcaag TACATTTCAGAGGGTGGGTTAAAGGAGGGGCTACTCTTGAATATGAATCCAGTACTCATCATCAGAACAttagaaatattacaaattgGACTACGAGTAGTACAACTACTCCACTATGCTTCAAACTAGGCCAAT GTGAAGTAATCAAGGGATTGGATGAAGGGGTTGCCACAATGCAGAAAGGCGAGAGAGCAGTCTTCAGCATACCCCCCAACCTGGCATATGGTGAACTTGGTTCTCCACCCTTCATCCCACCCTCCTCTACTCTCTTTTTTGATATTGAACTGCTCTCCTGGACCACCATTAGGGACCTCACTGGCGATGGAGGACTTTTCAAGAAGATAACCAGGGATGGTCACGGCTGGGCTACTCCTAGGGATGCTGATCAGGTTTTAG tTAATTACGAGGCAAGGCTTGAGAATGGAACGCTCGTCACCAAATCTGAGGGTGCGGAGTTCCATATCGGTGATG CTTGTATATGCCCGGCAATAAGCATAGCGGTGAAAACAATGAGAAGAGGGGAGGTAGCAGAACTTGCTGTGAAGTTCTTAT ATGGCTTCAAAGAAGATGTCAACGGAACTACCAACACTGAAAGTTGCATTTCATCTGCATCGAATATGGCCATCCAACTTGAACTTATATCCTGGAAGAGTGTGATTGATATAACAGGAGATAGGAAGGTGGTTAAAAAGATCATAAAAGCCGGTGAAGGATTTGATTGTCCTAATGAAGGCTCCTTGGTAAAAG TGATATATATTGGTAAACTTGATGATGGATCGGTAATGGAGAGGAAGGGATCTGAAGAAGAACCTTTTGTGTTTGTAAGTCTACAAG AACAAATAAATGAGGGTTTAGAAAGAGCAATCATAACAATGAAGAAAGGTGAGCAAGCCCTTGTGACTGTCGATGCAGAATATTTAGGTAGCTACGGTGCTTCAGGATTGGTTTCTGCATCTTCAGCACTACATTATGAAGTCCAATTGATCGACTTCACAAAG GAGAAGCCATACTGGAAGATGGACACACATGAGAAAATGGAAGCTTGTGAGAGAAAGAAGCACAATGGAAATTTGCTATTTAAGGCTGGAAAATATTGGCGTGCttctaaaaaatatgaaaaag CTGCAAATTATGTGGACTTTGACCACTCTTTCACCAAAGATGAGAAGCGTGCAGCAGATTCGTTGCGTCTATCGTGCAATTTAAACAATGCGGCTTGTAAACTTAAACTGGGGGAGTATCATGAAGCTTCAAGGTTGTGTACAAAG GTCTTAGAAATCGATCCATTCAATGTCAAAGCTCTGTACAGGAGATCACAAGCATATAAACAAGTTTCTGAATTTGAAAAGGCCGAGGCAGATATCAAGACCGCATTAACTATTGCTCCAAACAACAG AGATGTGAAGCTTGAGCACAAGGAGTTAAAAGATAAGCAAAGAGAATATACCCGATATCAATCGGAGATTTTCAGCACCATGTTTGCAAGGATATATGGGTAA